Proteins encoded in a region of the Clostridium beijerinckii genome:
- the rnmV gene encoding ribonuclease M5, giving the protein MIKEVIVVEGRDDVDAVKKAIDAEIIAVGGFGINAKVIARIQEAQKRKGVIVLTDPDFAGEKIRRIIAKRVKGIKHAYIAKEDGLKNGDIGVENACPEVILKALEMAKITQEEKQEFFTMQDMFYFKLTGDNTSKIRRNMLGKLLGIGYGNAAQMVSRLNNYGITKEEFTNAIKEIEKQLEVGKK; this is encoded by the coding sequence TTGATAAAAGAAGTAATAGTCGTTGAGGGCAGAGATGACGTTGATGCTGTAAAGAAAGCTATAGATGCAGAAATAATTGCTGTAGGAGGATTTGGCATAAATGCAAAAGTCATAGCAAGAATACAGGAGGCCCAAAAAAGAAAAGGTGTAATTGTATTAACAGATCCAGATTTTGCAGGGGAAAAAATAAGAAGAATAATAGCAAAAAGAGTTAAAGGGATAAAACATGCATATATTGCAAAAGAAGATGGACTTAAGAATGGAGATATTGGAGTAGAAAATGCATGCCCAGAAGTTATTTTGAAAGCACTTGAAATGGCAAAGATAACACAAGAAGAAAAACAAGAATTTTTTACTATGCAGGATATGTTTTATTTCAAGCTTACCGGAGATAACACTTCAAAGATTAGAAGAAATATGCTTGGTAAGTTATTAGGGATAGGTTATGGAAATGCGGCACAGATGGTTTCTAGATTAAATAATTACGGAATAACTAAAGAAGAATTTACTAATGCTATAAAAGAAATAGAAAAACAATTGGAAGTAGGTAAGAAATAA
- the rsmA gene encoding 16S rRNA (adenine(1518)-N(6)/adenine(1519)-N(6))-dimethyltransferase RsmA translates to MDLKDIKTQELVKKYNFKFSKSLGQNFLVDDSVLDDIVNGAEVNNEDFIIEIGPGVGTLTAQLLMKAKKVTSIELDNDLIPILEQELGENENFSLIHKDALKVDFNELIGDEKSVKLVANLPYYVTTPIIVKLLKGGYNFKSLTIMIQKEVAERINAEPNCKEYGALSVLVQYYCNTDIIRKVPPTCFIPRPKVESIVIRLDRLDEPRVKTKDINIMFEIVRAGFNMRRKTLWNAAKTLKVDKEKLEEAFKKSGIDPKRRAETLTLEEFAVLSDCIYDIRN, encoded by the coding sequence ATGGATTTAAAAGATATAAAAACTCAGGAACTAGTCAAAAAATATAATTTTAAGTTCTCAAAAAGCCTTGGGCAAAATTTCTTAGTTGATGATTCTGTTCTTGATGATATAGTTAACGGAGCAGAAGTTAACAATGAGGATTTTATTATAGAGATTGGACCAGGTGTAGGTACACTTACTGCTCAACTTTTGATGAAAGCTAAAAAGGTAACATCTATTGAATTAGATAATGATTTAATTCCGATACTTGAGCAAGAGTTGGGGGAAAATGAGAATTTTAGTTTAATACATAAAGATGCACTTAAAGTGGATTTCAATGAACTTATTGGAGATGAGAAAAGTGTTAAGCTTGTAGCAAATCTTCCATACTATGTTACAACCCCTATAATAGTTAAGCTTCTAAAAGGTGGATATAATTTCAAATCATTAACTATAATGATTCAAAAGGAAGTTGCAGAGAGAATTAATGCTGAACCTAATTGTAAGGAATATGGTGCATTGTCGGTTTTAGTTCAGTATTATTGTAATACAGACATAATAAGGAAGGTACCACCAACTTGCTTTATTCCTAGACCAAAGGTTGAATCTATAGTAATAAGATTAGATAGATTAGATGAACCAAGAGTTAAAACTAAGGATATCAATATTATGTTTGAGATTGTAAGAGCAGGTTTCAATATGAGAAGAAAAACTCTATGGAATGCAGCAAAAACATTAAAAGTAGATAAAGAAAAATTAGAAGAAGCATTTAAAAAATCAGGAATTGATCCTAAGAGAAGGGCTGAAACATTAACACTAGAAGAATTTGCGGTTTTATCAGATTGCATATATGATATAAGAAACTAA
- a CDS encoding prolipoprotein diacylglyceryl transferase, with protein sequence MRIILFEIFGIQIKSYGLMIAIGIIVAAAIFINKGKKKGYDEDSLLNLVILAVIGGALGGKGLFILTEIKDIIKEPSILLNFGYGFVIYGAIGGGALAMYLYSRKKSWNIVEMLDMTVPGLAIAQGFGRVGCFLAGCCYGAETKLPIGVTFPKGSLAPAGIHVHPTQIYSSIFDFLLGFMLLYYSKKEKQKGKIVGLYLIVYSIGRFLVEFLRDDPRGNIGILSTSQFIAIFTLVIGIVVFNNHRIFKGAKKNSEK encoded by the coding sequence ATGAGGATAATACTATTTGAGATATTTGGGATACAGATAAAGAGTTATGGATTAATGATTGCAATTGGAATAATAGTTGCAGCTGCTATATTTATAAATAAAGGAAAGAAAAAAGGCTATGATGAGGATTCCTTATTAAATTTAGTAATTTTAGCTGTAATAGGTGGAGCACTTGGTGGAAAGGGATTATTTATATTAACTGAGATTAAAGATATTATTAAAGAGCCAAGCATATTACTGAACTTTGGATATGGATTTGTTATATATGGTGCCATAGGTGGAGGAGCCTTGGCTATGTACTTATATTCTAGGAAAAAGTCTTGGAACATTGTTGAAATGTTGGATATGACGGTTCCAGGTCTTGCAATAGCCCAAGGTTTTGGTAGAGTTGGATGTTTTCTGGCTGGATGTTGTTATGGAGCAGAAACCAAGTTACCAATAGGCGTTACATTTCCAAAGGGATCTTTAGCACCAGCTGGAATACACGTGCATCCAACGCAAATTTATTCATCAATATTTGACTTTTTGTTAGGATTTATGCTTTTGTACTATAGTAAGAAAGAAAAACAAAAAGGAAAAATAGTGGGACTATATTTAATAGTATATAGTATAGGTAGATTTTTAGTAGAGTTTTTAAGGGATGATCCAAGAGGGAATATCGGGATTCTATCAACATCACAATTTATCGCAATATTTACTTTGGTGATTGGTATTGTTGTATTTAATAACCATAGGATTTTCAAAGGAGCGAAGAAGAACAGTGAGAAATAG
- a CDS encoding Mrp/NBP35 family ATP-binding protein, whose protein sequence is MSCENCKSKDTCQSKGTGCSEESLKLTSRYGNIKNVIGIISGKGGVGKSTVTGMMASMLSKKGYKVGVLDADITGPSMPRFFGVNNKRAKIIPLENDMVKFEPVETESGIKIISMNLLTAVEDEPVIWRGPVITGVLKQMFVETNWEELDYLLIDMPPGTGDIALTVMQEFPIDEIVIVSTPQDMVSMIVKKVVIMAQKIGVKIKGVVENMAYINCPDCDKKIRVFSRKSSEENADYLGIPLIGELPINIELTEALEQGKAEEYVKENPLYSLIFEGLY, encoded by the coding sequence ATGAGTTGTGAAAATTGTAAAAGTAAAGACACATGTCAATCTAAAGGAACAGGATGTAGTGAAGAAAGTTTAAAGTTAACATCCAGATATGGAAATATTAAAAATGTTATAGGTATTATAAGTGGAAAAGGTGGAGTTGGTAAATCAACTGTAACTGGAATGATGGCAAGTATGTTATCTAAGAAGGGATATAAAGTAGGAGTATTGGATGCAGATATTACAGGTCCATCTATGCCTAGATTTTTTGGAGTTAACAATAAAAGAGCTAAAATAATTCCATTAGAAAATGATATGGTAAAATTTGAGCCAGTGGAAACAGAAAGCGGGATAAAAATAATTTCCATGAATCTTTTAACAGCAGTAGAAGATGAACCTGTAATCTGGAGAGGACCTGTAATTACAGGGGTGTTAAAGCAGATGTTTGTAGAAACTAATTGGGAAGAGCTTGACTATTTACTTATAGATATGCCACCAGGTACAGGAGACATTGCTTTAACTGTAATGCAGGAATTTCCTATTGATGAAATTGTAATAGTTTCTACACCACAAGATATGGTGTCTATGATAGTCAAGAAAGTTGTTATTATGGCCCAAAAGATAGGTGTAAAGATTAAGGGTGTAGTAGAGAACATGGCATATATAAACTGTCCAGATTGTGATAAAAAGATACGAGTATTTAGCAGAAAGTCATCAGAAGAAAATGCAGATTATCTTGGAATTCCTTTAATAGGAGAGCTACCAATTAATATTGAACTTACAGAAGCATTGGAGCAAGGAAAAGCAGAGGAATACGTTAAGGAGAATCCGCTATATTCACTGATATTTGAAGGATTATATTAA
- a CDS encoding ferredoxin has translation MKPKVDKDTCIACGLCPSICPECFDMQDDGKAGAIVDEVPEGCVDEAKEAEESCPVNAIEIEE, from the coding sequence ATGAAACCAAAAGTAGATAAAGATACTTGTATAGCTTGTGGATTATGTCCATCTATATGTCCAGAGTGCTTTGACATGCAGGATGATGGAAAAGCAGGAGCTATAGTTGATGAAGTTCCAGAAGGTTGTGTAGATGAGGCAAAAGAAGCAGAAGAAAGCTGTCCAGTAAATGCAATTGAAATAGAAGAATAA
- the thiT gene encoding energy-coupled thiamine transporter ThiT, protein MSIFNDWIEQFSKLFQNFSQNIQDILASPMSIITLLGCILLLIVLAKARKIKFTPELIARIGIALALATILKMLRLYHFPQGGSITLGSMIPVLLIAFIYGPEVGCLTGFLYGVITLILDPYILHPVQVLFDYPLPFTALGLAGFFKQRKLVGVSIAVLVRFLCHLISGIVFFGSFAPEGMSPVVYSLLVNGPMVGIEGIICLVILAVLPIERIFHASSVNTISN, encoded by the coding sequence ATGTCAATTTTTAATGATTGGATCGAACAGTTTTCCAAACTTTTCCAGAATTTCTCACAAAACATTCAAGACATTCTTGCAAGTCCAATGTCCATTATAACTTTATTAGGATGTATTTTACTGCTTATAGTATTAGCTAAGGCAAGAAAGATAAAATTCACTCCAGAACTAATTGCTAGGATTGGTATAGCATTGGCGTTAGCCACTATATTAAAAATGCTAAGATTATATCATTTTCCTCAAGGTGGTAGCATAACTTTAGGCAGCATGATACCAGTATTACTCATAGCATTCATATATGGTCCTGAAGTTGGATGTTTAACAGGATTTCTTTATGGTGTAATAACCTTAATACTGGATCCATATATACTACATCCTGTTCAAGTTTTGTTTGATTATCCATTGCCCTTTACAGCATTAGGTCTTGCCGGATTTTTCAAACAAAGAAAGTTAGTTGGGGTAAGCATTGCAGTACTGGTCAGATTTTTATGTCATCTTATTTCTGGTATAGTTTTCTTTGGATCATTTGCCCCAGAAGGAATGTCTCCAGTAGTTTATTCTTTGCTTGTTAATGGTCCTATGGTTGGAATAGAAGGAATCATATGCTTAGTAATTTTAGCTGTTCTTCCTATAGAAAGAATATTTCATGCATCATCAGTAAATACTATTTCAAACTAA
- a CDS encoding DegV family protein: protein MDKIALITDSASDLNANFVIENNIKVVPFKIIFSDREYIDGIDITPKTLYEYLPKEIPKTSLPGVEDFTDALEQVKNEGYTHAIIITISSGLSGAYNSARLASENVPEVKTLVFDSMTLTMSEGAMVIETLNLIKQRKSFDEIVMTLPSFRDKIDVFFTIDTLEYLIKGGRVGKVAGTIAGVLNLKPIITVGDDGIYHTVCKIRGIKQCISKLTNILTNYLENHKCKVWVLDGNAPEKSKMLYDSIKDLPNLIECTLGGSIGPALGVHTGPGLVGFIVERLD from the coding sequence ATGGATAAAATAGCATTAATAACTGATAGTGCTTCTGATTTGAATGCAAATTTCGTAATAGAAAATAATATTAAAGTAGTCCCGTTTAAAATTATATTCTCTGATAGAGAGTATATTGATGGAATAGATATAACACCAAAGACTTTATATGAATATTTGCCTAAGGAGATACCTAAAACTTCCTTACCTGGCGTTGAGGATTTTACAGATGCTTTGGAACAGGTAAAAAATGAGGGATATACACATGCAATTATTATAACAATATCAAGTGGCCTTTCTGGCGCTTATAACTCTGCAAGACTTGCATCTGAAAATGTCCCTGAAGTGAAAACTTTGGTATTTGATTCTATGACTTTAACTATGTCAGAAGGAGCTATGGTCATTGAAACTCTAAACCTAATAAAGCAAAGGAAATCCTTTGATGAAATAGTAATGACCTTACCTTCCTTTAGAGATAAGATTGACGTGTTTTTTACAATAGATACATTAGAATACTTAATAAAGGGAGGCCGAGTTGGTAAAGTTGCCGGAACTATAGCGGGTGTACTCAATCTAAAGCCTATTATTACTGTTGGCGATGACGGCATATACCATACGGTTTGTAAGATAAGAGGCATAAAACAGTGTATATCTAAATTAACAAATATATTAACAAATTATCTAGAAAATCATAAATGTAAAGTTTGGGTTTTAGATGGGAATGCACCTGAGAAATCTAAAATGCTTTATGATTCTATAAAAGATCTTCCTAATCTAATTGAATGTACTTTAGGAGGATCAATAGGACCTGCTCTTGGCGTTCATACCGGACCTGGTCTTGTTGGATTTATAGTTGAAAGATTAGATTAA
- a CDS encoding anaerobic ribonucleoside triphosphate reductase codes for MLYVVKRDGREVEFNSDKIAQAIKGSASEIGLNLKESQVLDTVHKVITYIEEEYKKTITVEQIQNFVEKALRDEGHKDIAVAYSAYRRERTKVRDIKSDLMKAIRQIGVETDRDNANVGNNFSSKLLRIASESNKWNTLATMPKNLAKAHENGDLYYHDLDSYNLTVNCLHIPTKEILENGFNTGYGTINAPKRIETAAELSCILLQSTQNDMFGGQSHPDFDNDMAIFVEPTREEIREELLELGVSDEKLEAMVEKKVRKKVQQAMQGVVYNLNTMHSRAGSQVPFSSINIGLPTSSDAALVCEVFLLEYEKGLGKGEQPIFPNIIFRVKSGVNREENDEYFYLYKLACRVAAKRMNPTFMNIDADFNKEYYDKGYVPATMGCRTYLMKNINGEPGCKGRGNIAPTTLNLPRIGLQAKNDINKFFSILDARLELAKDSLMHRYEILKNLRVKDLPFVAGQGLMKGSEGLKPDDSIEPILKQGTWGIGFIGVAETLLALVGKHHGEDEEARKLGIKIVEHIRQYCDRLTEEYKLNWSCYATPAEGLSGKFIKQDQKIFGLIKGVTDKEYYTNSYHVPVSYPISIKDKIDIEAPYHKLCNGGHISYIEVDDTPDAETIMDIINYAYRNTNISYMGINFHIRYCRECGTYLQNNENKCPKCGSQNIQGISRVTGYLSLDERFGAGKYHEREDRISHTERHGHHY; via the coding sequence ATGCTATATGTTGTGAAACGCGATGGAAGAGAAGTTGAATTTAATTCAGATAAGATAGCTCAAGCAATTAAAGGATCAGCTAGTGAAATCGGTTTAAATTTAAAAGAAAGTCAAGTTCTAGATACCGTACATAAGGTGATTACGTATATAGAAGAAGAGTATAAAAAGACTATAACTGTAGAACAAATACAAAATTTTGTAGAGAAGGCATTAAGAGATGAGGGACACAAAGATATAGCAGTCGCTTATTCAGCATACAGACGTGAAAGAACTAAAGTCAGAGACATAAAATCAGATTTAATGAAAGCTATAAGACAAATTGGAGTTGAAACTGATAGAGATAATGCAAATGTAGGAAATAACTTCAGCTCTAAGTTATTAAGAATAGCATCTGAATCAAATAAGTGGAATACACTAGCTACTATGCCAAAGAATTTAGCAAAGGCTCATGAGAATGGAGACTTATATTATCATGACTTAGATAGCTATAATTTAACTGTAAACTGCTTGCATATACCAACAAAAGAGATATTAGAAAATGGATTTAATACTGGATATGGGACAATTAATGCTCCTAAGAGAATTGAAACCGCTGCTGAATTATCATGTATATTATTACAATCAACTCAAAATGATATGTTTGGTGGTCAATCTCATCCAGATTTTGATAATGATATGGCTATATTTGTAGAGCCAACTAGAGAAGAAATTAGAGAAGAATTATTGGAACTAGGTGTATCAGACGAAAAGTTAGAAGCTATGGTAGAAAAGAAAGTAAGAAAAAAGGTACAACAAGCAATGCAGGGTGTAGTTTATAACCTTAATACAATGCATTCTAGAGCAGGATCTCAAGTACCATTTAGTTCAATTAATATTGGTTTACCTACAAGCTCAGATGCAGCATTAGTATGCGAAGTTTTTCTTTTAGAATATGAAAAAGGATTAGGTAAAGGTGAACAACCAATTTTCCCTAATATAATTTTTAGAGTTAAATCAGGTGTTAATAGAGAAGAAAATGATGAATATTTTTATTTATATAAGCTAGCATGTAGAGTGGCTGCAAAGAGAATGAATCCAACTTTTATGAATATCGATGCAGATTTTAATAAAGAATATTACGATAAAGGTTATGTTCCAGCTACAATGGGATGTAGAACTTATCTTATGAAAAATATAAATGGTGAACCTGGTTGTAAAGGAAGAGGAAATATAGCACCTACAACTCTTAATCTTCCAAGAATAGGCTTGCAGGCTAAAAATGATATAAATAAGTTTTTTAGTATATTGGATGCAAGATTAGAATTAGCAAAAGATTCTTTAATGCATAGATATGAGATTTTAAAAAATCTAAGAGTTAAGGATTTACCTTTTGTCGCAGGTCAAGGACTTATGAAAGGTTCAGAAGGATTAAAACCCGATGATTCTATAGAGCCAATATTAAAGCAAGGAACTTGGGGAATAGGATTCATAGGTGTTGCTGAAACCTTATTAGCTTTAGTTGGAAAGCACCATGGTGAAGATGAAGAAGCAAGGAAATTAGGAATAAAGATTGTTGAACATATAAGACAATACTGTGATAGACTTACAGAGGAATATAAGTTAAATTGGAGCTGTTATGCGACTCCAGCAGAAGGACTTTCGGGTAAGTTTATAAAGCAAGATCAAAAGATATTTGGATTGATAAAAGGAGTAACTGACAAGGAATATTACACAAATAGTTATCATGTACCTGTTTCATACCCAATATCTATTAAAGATAAGATTGATATTGAAGCGCCATATCATAAACTTTGCAATGGTGGGCATATAAGTTATATTGAAGTAGATGACACACCAGATGCAGAAACAATAATGGATATAATAAATTATGCATATAGAAATACTAATATCAGTTATATGGGTATTAATTTCCATATAAGATATTGTAGAGAATGTGGTACTTATCTTCAAAACAATGAAAACAAGTGTCCTAAATGTGGCAGTCAGAATATTCAAGGAATATCAAGAGTTACAGGATATTTAAGTTTAGATGAAAGATTTGGTGCTGGAAAGTATCATGAAAGAGAAGATAGAATATCACATACTGAGAGACATGGGCATCATTACTAA